One part of the Methylobacterium mesophilicum SR1.6/6 genome encodes these proteins:
- a CDS encoding c-type cytochrome, protein MNSFEVNKVLGAVLGALLFAAGSGFVAELIYHPKPAGKAGYDLPEPEPEAAAAAPEAKVEPIAVRLASANAEKGEAGTKACHACHAFEKGGPNKVGPDLYGVVERPKGGHAGFEYSAAMKEKGGAWTYADLDEFLTNPKGYVKGTKMAFAGIASPQERANVIAYLRKNADDPKPLPAVEKSDAAPAAAPAAAKPEDKPAASPEKPSADKPAASKPSEGKDSPAKPADTSTAKPVEEKSPGSPRTTGESSDRNAPSPPANAHDGDQQGTPSSLIPAEPTAPSAPAAKEPPAQANPEAVDRAKDLEVGGPTKDLNAPLPTPQPLPKQ, encoded by the coding sequence ATGAACTCGTTCGAGGTGAACAAGGTCCTGGGTGCCGTCCTCGGTGCCCTGCTGTTCGCGGCCGGATCGGGTTTCGTAGCCGAGCTGATCTATCATCCGAAGCCCGCGGGCAAAGCCGGCTACGACCTGCCCGAGCCGGAGCCGGAGGCTGCCGCGGCGGCGCCGGAGGCCAAGGTCGAGCCGATCGCGGTCCGCCTCGCCAGCGCCAACGCCGAGAAGGGCGAGGCCGGCACCAAGGCCTGCCATGCCTGCCACGCCTTCGAGAAGGGCGGCCCCAACAAGGTCGGGCCGGATCTCTACGGCGTCGTGGAGCGTCCGAAGGGCGGCCATGCGGGCTTCGAGTACTCGGCGGCCATGAAGGAGAAGGGCGGCGCCTGGACGTATGCCGACCTCGACGAGTTCCTCACCAACCCGAAAGGGTACGTGAAGGGCACCAAGATGGCGTTCGCCGGCATCGCCTCGCCGCAGGAGCGCGCCAACGTCATCGCCTATCTGCGCAAGAATGCGGACGATCCCAAGCCGCTGCCCGCCGTCGAGAAGAGCGATGCGGCGCCTGCGGCCGCGCCCGCGGCGGCGAAGCCGGAGGACAAGCCCGCGGCTTCGCCCGAGAAGCCGTCCGCCGACAAGCCGGCGGCCTCGAAGCCCTCCGAGGGCAAGGACAGCCCGGCGAAGCCAGCCGATACCAGCACCGCCAAGCCCGTGGAGGAGAAATCTCCCGGCAGCCCGCGCACCACCGGCGAATCGAGCGACCGGAACGCACCGTCGCCGCCGGCCAACGCCCATGACGGCGACCAGCAGGGCACGCCGTCGAGCCTCATCCCCGCCGAGCCGACCGCGCCGTCGGCCCCGGCCGCCAAGGAGCCGCCCGCACAGGCCAATCCGGAGGCGGTGGACCGGGCGAAGGACCTCGAGGTCGGCGGCCCGACCAAGGATCTGAACGCGCCGCTGCCGACGCCGCAACCGCTTCCGAAGCAGTAG
- a CDS encoding multidrug effflux MFS transporter: protein MNREGTALPERSSEAEERRAPLPLLVAVTMTGTVALHIFVPALAAAAADLGTNAAGAQLTITVYLIGLAGGQLLYGPLSDRYGRRPILIGGLGLYLAGLLLAIPAPNIGVLLVARVLQSLGACGSLVIGRAMVRDVSTREDAARKLAILTTAMTLTPALAPAIGGVVNEAFGWRAVFVVLAALVAVLGSLVVFTLPETNRHKVALPGFVAVLAGYLRLVRIPVFRAYLVAGACGGTSLYAFLAVAPFLLVDRLGRSSQEVGFDCLIVVFGMVGGAVLASRLAARVPIRKAARSGNLLCIAAALALLAVDRTGMLGVVSLIVPLFAYAVGVGLLSPNAVAGLMNVDPHAAGSASSLYGFTQMTFGAVFTAAASAWPATSATPVALALLAAGLIAGLALRRA, encoded by the coding sequence ATGAACCGCGAAGGAACGGCCTTGCCAGAGCGAAGCTCCGAAGCGGAGGAGCGCCGGGCGCCCCTGCCGCTGCTGGTTGCCGTGACCATGACGGGCACGGTCGCCCTGCACATCTTCGTGCCGGCGCTCGCTGCCGCGGCCGCGGATCTGGGAACCAACGCGGCCGGCGCGCAGCTCACCATCACGGTCTACCTGATCGGGCTCGCGGGCGGTCAGCTCCTCTATGGCCCGCTCTCGGATCGCTACGGGCGGCGGCCGATCCTGATCGGGGGCCTCGGCCTCTACCTTGCCGGCCTGCTGCTCGCGATCCCCGCGCCGAACATCGGCGTCTTGCTCGTCGCCCGCGTCCTGCAGTCGCTCGGCGCCTGCGGCTCGCTGGTGATCGGCCGGGCGATGGTGCGCGACGTCTCGACCCGCGAGGATGCCGCCCGCAAGCTCGCGATTCTGACCACCGCCATGACGCTCACGCCGGCGCTGGCCCCCGCGATCGGCGGCGTGGTGAACGAAGCCTTCGGGTGGCGCGCCGTGTTCGTGGTGCTGGCCGCCCTCGTCGCCGTGCTGGGATCGCTGGTTGTGTTCACCCTGCCGGAGACCAACCGCCACAAGGTGGCGCTGCCGGGCTTCGTCGCGGTGCTCGCCGGCTATCTCCGGCTGGTGCGGATCCCGGTGTTCCGCGCCTACCTCGTGGCGGGGGCCTGCGGCGGCACCAGCCTCTACGCCTTCCTGGCGGTGGCGCCGTTCCTCCTCGTCGACCGGCTCGGACGCTCCTCGCAGGAAGTCGGGTTCGATTGCCTCATCGTGGTCTTCGGCATGGTCGGCGGCGCCGTTCTGGCGAGCCGGCTCGCCGCGCGGGTGCCGATCCGGAAGGCCGCCCGGAGCGGCAACCTCCTCTGCATCGCGGCGGCGCTGGCGCTGCTGGCCGTGGACCGGACCGGGATGCTCGGCGTCGTCAGCCTGATCGTGCCGCTCTTCGCCTACGCGGTGGGCGTCGGCCTGCTCAGCCCCAACGCGGTGGCCGGCCTCATGAACGTCGATCCGCACGCGGCGGGCTCCGCCTCCAGCCTGTACGGTTTCACCCAGATGACCTTCGGGGCGGTGTTCACGGCCGCCGCCTCGGCCTGGCCCGCGACCTCGGCGACGCCGGTCGCGCTGGCGCTTCTCGCGGCCGGGCTGATCGCTGGTCTGGCGCTGCGGCGGGCGTGA
- a CDS encoding GNAT family N-acetyltransferase, whose translation MTPLSLVIRPERPEDTLAIERLQARAFGPGRFARTAYRLREGAAERLDLGVTASVGSFLVGSVRMGPVRTGATPFVMLGPLAVDPSFEGRGIGGALTRAAIEAARQAGEGLVILVGDAPYYGRFGFVPVAAGRLSLPGPVDPARLLWLELAAGFQDRVAGLVEAVRSGPP comes from the coding sequence GTGACTCCCTTGTCCCTCGTCATCCGGCCCGAGCGGCCGGAGGATACCCTCGCCATCGAGCGGCTACAGGCCCGCGCCTTCGGACCCGGCCGGTTCGCCCGCACGGCCTATCGCCTGCGCGAGGGCGCGGCCGAGCGGCTCGACCTCGGAGTCACCGCCTCCGTGGGAAGCTTCCTCGTCGGCTCGGTGCGGATGGGGCCGGTGCGGACCGGAGCGACGCCGTTCGTGATGCTCGGTCCGCTGGCAGTGGATCCGAGCTTCGAGGGCCGCGGCATCGGCGGTGCCCTGACCCGCGCGGCGATCGAGGCGGCCCGTCAGGCGGGCGAAGGGCTGGTCATCCTGGTGGGCGACGCGCCCTATTACGGCCGTTTCGGCTTCGTCCCCGTGGCAGCCGGGCGCCTGAGCCTCCCCGGACCAGTCGATCCGGCGCGCCTCCTGTGGCTGGAACTTGCGGCGGGCTTCCAGGATCGCGTCGCCGGTCTCGTCGAAGCCGTGCGATCCGGGCCACCATAA
- a CDS encoding MFS transporter, whose amino-acid sequence MEPDTLSRRTLRFVNVAHALDHFVLLIYPTAVIAIASQTGLGYGELIGLATGAFVAFGLCSLPMGSLADRFGRRNMLAIFFFGYGLSCLGVASASTPLAFAVWLCVLGLASAIYHPVGSAMLVTHARRLGRDLGINGVWGNFGAASASGITALLAATVSWRAAFVVPGLVCLACGAAFVAMVPGDGEAAGRKAGGAAVIPVTRPWALMAMFALSIFAGGLTFNLTTISLPKVIDEGVGHALPLAITGSLATGVFLFGALMQLAMGRLIDRYSLPSLFVALSVLQPLGLGIAALSTGVPLLLGLMLAMTAIYGQVVINDAMIARYVPPAYRARAYSVRYFVGFTASGFVVPAIALLHDRGGFGLVLGVASACGAVIWLSAFGFLKLTQGGARPGLAAAE is encoded by the coding sequence ATGGAACCGGACACGCTGTCCCGCCGCACCCTGCGCTTCGTGAACGTCGCGCACGCCCTCGATCACTTCGTCCTGCTGATCTACCCGACCGCGGTCATCGCCATCGCGAGCCAGACCGGCCTCGGCTACGGCGAGCTGATCGGGCTGGCCACCGGCGCCTTCGTGGCCTTCGGCCTGTGCTCCCTGCCGATGGGGTCGCTGGCCGACCGGTTCGGGCGCCGCAACATGCTGGCGATCTTCTTCTTCGGCTACGGCCTGTCGTGCCTCGGCGTGGCGAGCGCCTCGACGCCCCTCGCCTTCGCCGTGTGGCTCTGCGTGCTCGGCCTCGCCTCGGCGATCTACCACCCGGTCGGCTCGGCCATGCTGGTGACCCACGCCCGCCGGCTCGGGCGCGACCTCGGCATCAACGGCGTCTGGGGCAATTTCGGCGCGGCCTCGGCCTCCGGCATCACGGCGCTGCTCGCCGCGACCGTGAGCTGGCGCGCGGCCTTCGTGGTGCCGGGCCTCGTCTGCCTCGCCTGTGGGGCCGCCTTCGTGGCGATGGTGCCGGGGGACGGCGAGGCCGCGGGCCGGAAGGCCGGCGGCGCGGCGGTGATCCCGGTGACCCGGCCCTGGGCCCTCATGGCGATGTTCGCCCTGTCGATCTTCGCCGGCGGCCTGACCTTCAACCTCACGACGATCAGCCTGCCCAAGGTGATCGACGAGGGTGTCGGCCACGCGCTGCCCCTGGCGATCACCGGCTCGCTGGCCACCGGGGTGTTCCTGTTCGGCGCGCTGATGCAGCTCGCCATGGGCCGGCTGATCGACCGCTACAGCCTGCCGTCCCTGTTCGTGGCCCTCTCGGTTCTGCAGCCGCTTGGACTCGGGATCGCGGCGCTCTCGACCGGCGTGCCGCTCCTCCTCGGCCTGATGCTGGCCATGACGGCGATCTACGGGCAGGTGGTCATCAACGACGCGATGATCGCCCGCTACGTGCCCCCTGCCTACCGGGCCCGGGCCTACAGCGTGCGCTACTTCGTGGGCTTCACGGCGAGCGGCTTCGTGGTGCCGGCGATCGCGCTGCTGCACGACCGCGGCGGCTTCGGACTGGTGCTGGGCGTCGCCTCCGCCTGCGGCGCGGTGATCTGGCTGTCGGCGTTCGGCTTCCTGAAGCTGACGCAGGGTGGCGCGCGGCCGGGCCTCGCGGCGGCGGAGTAG
- a CDS encoding helix-turn-helix domain-containing protein, whose translation MYANGPFSPAEAPRPARSTNAADYQDVPRAVAVMPKSYAAGMVLDRHFHPRAQLLYATAGLMMASAEDGTWVVPEGHALWIPPRLPHAVATHGAVAMCSAYLDPIAVADFPESCRVIAVSSLLAAALIALAEEPVLYDQDGRGGHLAALVLDEIGRAPATPLALPLPRDPRLRRVCFGLIEDPASEADLDAWADRAGASRRTLTRGFRTETGLSFGDWRARARVIRALALAAEGRSPRAVAEAVGYRSAQALRLTVTRVLGPAVAGQAPA comes from the coding sequence ATGTATGCGAACGGGCCATTCTCGCCGGCCGAGGCGCCGCGCCCTGCGCGATCCACGAACGCCGCCGACTATCAGGACGTGCCGCGCGCGGTCGCGGTGATGCCCAAATCCTACGCGGCCGGGATGGTGCTGGACCGCCATTTCCACCCGCGGGCGCAACTCCTCTATGCCACGGCCGGCCTGATGATGGCGTCGGCCGAGGACGGGACCTGGGTCGTGCCCGAGGGTCACGCCCTCTGGATCCCGCCGCGTCTGCCCCACGCGGTGGCGACCCACGGCGCGGTGGCGATGTGCTCGGCCTATCTCGACCCGATCGCCGTCGCGGACTTCCCGGAGAGTTGCCGGGTGATCGCAGTCTCGTCCCTCCTCGCCGCGGCTCTGATCGCGCTGGCGGAGGAGCCGGTGTTGTACGACCAGGATGGCCGCGGCGGCCACCTCGCCGCCCTCGTGCTCGACGAGATCGGCCGCGCTCCCGCGACGCCCCTCGCCCTGCCGCTGCCCCGCGACCCGCGCCTGCGCCGGGTCTGTTTCGGGCTGATCGAGGATCCGGCCTCGGAGGCCGATCTCGATGCCTGGGCCGACCGCGCCGGAGCGAGCCGGCGCACGTTGACCCGGGGCTTCCGCACGGAGACGGGCTTGAGCTTCGGGGACTGGCGGGCTCGGGCCCGGGTGATCCGCGCCCTGGCGCTGGCGGCGGAGGGACGCTCGCCCCGGGCGGTGGCGGAGGCGGTGGGCTACCGGAGCGCCCAGGCGCTGCGCCTGACGGTGACGCGGGTGCTGGGTCCGGCTGTCGCGGGGCAGGCGCCTGCGTGA
- a CDS encoding NIPSNAP family protein, whose amino-acid sequence MLYEFTTLSSPLLAVGQVCERARAWAAEAETGTLLGCWRTEIGTLGRVLLLRGFETPEGMTSERRRALMSAAPFNAGDLLTALTMDSYALFPFLPPLRTGARGGVYEFRTYRLKPGGLPPTLAAWEAAIGPASPYTSHLVTNLYALDGPPRITHIWAFSSLEERATLRGNAYASGLWPPKGGPDQILEATSTVALPDPGLPLS is encoded by the coding sequence ATGCTCTACGAGTTCACGACACTGTCCTCTCCGCTCCTCGCCGTCGGTCAGGTCTGCGAGCGGGCGCGGGCCTGGGCCGCCGAGGCCGAGACCGGGACCCTGCTCGGCTGCTGGCGGACCGAGATCGGCACCCTCGGGCGGGTGCTCCTCCTGCGCGGCTTCGAGACTCCCGAGGGCATGACGTCGGAGCGGCGGCGCGCCCTGATGAGCGCCGCGCCGTTCAACGCGGGCGATCTCCTCACGGCCCTGACGATGGACAGTTACGCGCTGTTCCCGTTTCTGCCGCCGCTGCGCACCGGAGCCCGCGGCGGTGTCTACGAGTTTCGCACCTATCGCCTGAAGCCCGGCGGCTTGCCTCCGACACTGGCTGCCTGGGAGGCGGCGATCGGGCCGGCCAGTCCCTACACGTCGCACCTCGTGACCAACCTCTACGCCCTCGACGGCCCGCCCCGGATCACGCACATCTGGGCCTTCTCCAGCCTGGAGGAGCGCGCGACGCTGCGCGGGAACGCCTACGCCTCCGGACTCTGGCCGCCGAAGGGCGGGCCGGATCAGATCCTCGAGGCGACCTCGACCGTCGCACTGCCGGATCCGGGCTTACCCTTGTCCTGA
- a CDS encoding microcin C ABC transporter permease YejB, with amino-acid sequence MLAYILRRIGLMIPTLFGIMLITFTIVQFAPGGPVERVLSQLQGQRDGAMSRVTGGSGDLGGASRPSGGGGEASSRYRGAQGLSPEFIAKLEKQFGFDKPAPERFAKMLWDYVRFDFGRSYFRDVTVIQLIRERLPVSISLGLWMTLLSYAISIPLGIRKAVKDGERFDRWTSFVVIIGYAIPGFMFGLMLIILFAGGSFYQWFPLRGLTSEGWDGFSTWHKVTDYAWHMVLPLTALVIGAFATSTLLTKNSFLDEIRKQYVLTARMKGLSQRRVLYGHVFRNAMLIVIAGFPGAFISAFFTGSLLIETIFSLDGLGELSFRAIVGRDYPVVFATLYIFSLLGLAVNLLSDLIYVWIDPRIDFSARAT; translated from the coding sequence ATGCTCGCCTACATCCTGCGCCGCATCGGCCTGATGATCCCGACCCTGTTCGGGATCATGCTGATCACCTTCACCATCGTGCAGTTCGCCCCCGGCGGCCCGGTGGAGCGCGTGCTGTCGCAGCTTCAGGGCCAGCGCGACGGAGCCATGTCCCGCGTCACTGGCGGTTCCGGCGATCTCGGCGGGGCTAGCCGGCCATCGGGCGGAGGCGGCGAGGCGAGTTCGCGCTATCGCGGCGCGCAAGGGCTGAGCCCGGAATTCATCGCCAAGCTGGAGAAGCAGTTCGGCTTCGACAAGCCGGCGCCGGAACGCTTCGCCAAGATGCTCTGGGACTACGTCCGGTTCGATTTCGGCCGCAGCTACTTCCGCGACGTCACCGTGATCCAGCTCATCAGGGAACGCCTGCCGGTCTCGATCTCGCTCGGCCTGTGGATGACGCTCCTGTCCTACGCGATCTCGATCCCGCTCGGCATCCGCAAGGCCGTGAAGGACGGCGAGCGCTTCGACCGCTGGACCTCCTTCGTGGTGATCATCGGCTACGCGATCCCGGGCTTCATGTTCGGGCTGATGCTGATCATCCTGTTCGCGGGCGGCTCGTTCTACCAGTGGTTCCCGCTCCGGGGCCTGACCAGCGAAGGCTGGGACGGGTTTTCGACCTGGCACAAGGTCACCGACTACGCGTGGCACATGGTGCTGCCGTTGACCGCCCTGGTGATCGGCGCCTTCGCGACCTCGACCCTGCTGACCAAGAACTCGTTCCTCGACGAGATCCGTAAGCAGTATGTGCTGACCGCGCGGATGAAGGGCCTGTCCCAGCGGCGGGTGCTCTACGGCCACGTCTTCCGCAACGCCATGCTGATCGTGATCGCGGGCTTCCCCGGGGCCTTCATCTCGGCCTTCTTCACCGGCTCTCTGCTAATCGAGACGATCTTCTCCCTCGACGGGCTCGGCGAGTTGTCGTTCCGGGCGATCGTCGGACGGGACTACCCGGTGGTGTTCGCGACCCTCTACATCTTCTCCCTGCTCGGGCTCGCGGTGAACCTGCTGTCGGATCTGATCTACGTCTGGATCGACCCGCGGATCGATTTCTCGGCGCGGGCGACCTGA